TGTCCATCAAAATTCTTATTCTTGCATCATTGACATCCCCTCATTCTTCATGCCCGTCGCAGTGCATTCCTATCAGCGTTGTTGATTTAGCTTCACCTGTGCAGCAAAGGCTATATCCTAAATTTTATTGTCAGATACAGTTTTCTTGGTTATAAAATCAGCTAATTTTCACTTTTAAATAGTGAAACTGATCATGTTTTGTCATGCCTTTTAGTGAATTGGAAAAAATTTCTAAGACTGGCTTGAAAAGCTTCTCTTCAAGCCCCTTCATTGCAAGCCTTTCATAATTCTTCTAATCAAACTCTTGATCACATGCTCGACTGGAATGGAGTGGAGGCTAGAAAAATGGGTGAACTATTGTGTGTTTAaggtttaatattttaattctaAACATGAAGTCATAATTAGTATTTCATTCCTTTGGGTTGCgttgtttttatttatgaatcttCCGTTGCATACACATGTTTAAGTTTATGTCCCCAATAGTTTGGACTGAGGCTTAGTTGATTTTGCCTCACCCAGAAGCCATTGTAGTTGTTACTGTGTTCCAAATAAAACTGTAGGTAAAACTCGTATTTTTTGTTTTAACAATTTTTCTGACAGAAATGTGTTCTTACTCCTAGATTTTCGACCTTCTTCGCAAGCAACATTGGTATGAGCCAAGATGCCATACATATGCTAAGCTTTTGGTAATGCTCGGCAAGTGCAAGCAGCCAAATCAAGCTAACTTGCTTTTTGAGATTATGCTAGCAGATGGGCTTCAACCAACAGTAGATGTTTATACTGCACTTGTAAGTGCATATGGTCTTAGTGGCCTCCTTGATGAGGCACTGCGAACCATTGATGATATGAAATCAGTTAGTAATTGCAAGCCTGATGTGTATACTTACTCGATTCTTATTAAGTGCTGCACTAAAGTTCGTCGTTTTGATATGATTGAATACATTTTGGCCGAGATGGTGTATTTGGGAATTGAATGTAGTTCTGTGACATACAATACCATAATTAATGGCTATGGTAAAGCTAAGATGTTTGAGCTGATGGAAAGCTCCTTGACCGATATGATCGAAAGTGAGACTGCCTTTCCTGATGTTTTCACCTTAAATTCAGTAATTGGGTCCTATGGCAGCTGTTTGAAACTTGAGAAAATGGAGAAGTGGTTTGAAGAATTTCAGGTAATGGGAATAAAGCCAGATGTTATGACATTTAACATTCTAATCAAGTCATATGGAGGAGCTGGCATGTATCAGAAAATGGAGTCTGTACTTGATTTTATGAGGAATCGGTTCTATTCTCCAACAGTTGTGACTTACAATATCATCATTGAGACATTGGGGAAGGCTGGCCTCATTAAGAACATGGAACAGTTTTTCCTACAGATGAAGCACGAGGGGGTGAAGCCAACTTCATTCACTTATTGCTCTCTTGTCAGTGCTTATAGTAGAGCTGGACTTCTGGACAATGTGGATTCAATCATGAGGCAAGTAGAGAATTCGGATGTTGTTCTAGATACTCCTTTTTTCAATTGCATCATCAGTGCTTATGGTCAAGCTGGTGATATAGAGAGGATGGTGGCATTGTTCTTGGAAATGAAGGCCAGAAAATGTAAACCAGACTACATCACTTTTTCTACCATGATCCAGGTGTACAATTCACAAGGGATGATCGAAGATGCAAATGACTTGAAGACTAAAATAATTACTTCTTGTGGTAATTGTACTATCCTGCCTCTGTTTCTCCTTGTGCATATCATTTTTTCTTCATAAAGTATGATTCCTCTCAGACTCGCAGTTAGTAGCATAAAACCAGCTATTTAAGTTAGTTCCATGATATTTCTTGCTAAGTGCAGATAATAATGAAGGGCAGTGGTATTCTCTAATAAATCAGCGTTTATTTTTCGCTGTGTGTACTAAGTTATCATTCAATTGACGACTTGATATTGACACTTTGTTGTTGCATTTTCTTAGAATCAAATGAACTGATCAGCAGCTAGTACAATCTATCTGCTACCGAAGGAAACTGTTCACTTGGAATTCTGTTCATCAATGTCAATTTTGTGAAAGTGGGCAGACTGGTATCTGCATGTGAGTTTGTAAGTGTGAAGGTCTATTTTCTCTTGTTCACTGGCTCTGAGAACCCATCTTTAGTCATTAAATGGCCTAAAACTGAAAGGCTTTCAAGCAGTCAAAGTGGTGAGCCAAAGTAGAAGGGGCTTCATGAACTCACACATCTTTCTTTTGGTTTGTAAGACCGAAGagttaacttattttaaaatacaaattaaGTTTCtctaaccccccccccccccacacacacacacacgcagagagaaaaaaaagggaacTAGTATCTCAATTGATGCCCTGACAGAGATCCTTTATTAGCTATCTATTAAAATGCATGCATTTGCCAGAAGATAACTTTAATGTTTTCAGAATAGATTCATGTCACCTGCTTGCCTATTATGAATGCATTGGGTGGAACAAATCCACCGGGAGCTGTCCTCCATCTGTTTTTAACTGTTTTTGATACATcctctctttttgtttttggaTGTGAAATATTGTCGCTCCTGCgaattctctctctctatacATATCTATTTAGTTACTTACTGAGAAATGACATATCTATTTGAGTTGGGGTACTTCATCATAACAATGATATCTGTTTGTGTAGAAGGATGATATAACGATATGTAACTCAGATGGCATGGATCCAAGGAGAAGAACATAGTGAGTCTATTTGCAACAATGCCATATCTCTTACATTTTTATGTTAACTTTTGAAGGACTTAACCCACAAGTAGAGAGATTTGTAGTTTCCGAAAGCTCTTGCTAGGGAATAGTTTGGTTCAACTTCTCTGAGAAGCTTTACAGTTTGTTTTCCTGTGTATGCTATTTCCCTACTCTTTTTTTCCTGAATTGGCATATGTGTATACACAGGTAAGAGAGGAAGCAGTTAAAGTTCTGTTGTTTACTATGTTCATGAAACAGCCAAACTGTGCTGTGCTGTCTGAAGTGCAACATCTGGATTCATCTTCAGTTGAAAACCTCAGCGATGCTTAGGTGAATGAAGATTTTTACAGTAGTGGGTGATTATGGTGGATGATTAACTCCTTGGTAACATTGAGGAGTTACACCACTTCAGCTGTCACTGTGGTGTTGTCTATTGCAGTTCTAATAGTCATGCAGCAAGGCCTTTTTCCCTAATGAGAGCTGACTCAACCATGCATGGGTTTTGAACATGTCAGTGATGTAACTGGACTTCTTTCAAAAGAGCAAACCCATGGTCGGAGCATTATTAAGACACTCCCTGATTCTTTCTTCTAAATCGGGTTGTTTTACCTCTTACTGGTTGCAAGTCTTGATTAACAGATATATAGAGCAATGTAGTGTAAGATAGTTTTACCGTTTTCCAGCCCTTTGTTTTATCACTTGTTACTGGGAAATGAATTACAATATATGTATTGCTTTTTCACTTGTTACTGggaaatgaattactgtacaaTATATGTTTGATACTAGATGTGAAAAGCATGTGTTATGAGTGGGCctaataaaatatcatttaattttggattgatcataaattttatgttgtgtTTGCAAATCTCATCTGATTTCCATCATCTTCTACAACTCGGCAACTGGGGCAAATTATTACCCCATAACATTGAACTGAGCTATAATACAATCTGCATAAcagaataaaaatttaattacttATCACTTACTGTATAGAAATTTATAATCAACTAATTTCATGcatgtttaaaaagaaaaaaatatatttgtacaATTAGATTTTTAGATCTTAATGTGTGTCAAAACATTAATACGagatttgatttatttatttattttgttttgactATGGGATTAGCAGAATCTAAGCTTGCTTGAGGAAAGCATTGAGATCTCGAAGTAGATTTTCGACTTCTCCCTTTATTTCAAGAATCAAATCGGCGTTGTCAATTAATAGTTGCATCAAATTTTCTACTGAAAACTTCACTGCTACATCCGCCATTGCTGCAGTTCTAGCTTGTTGGGTTTGGGGTTGTTCACTGTGCAGCTTTCATTTTGAATGCACCCATCTGTTCGATAAATTGTCTAAGAGGAAAAGGAGCTTGTTGGTAAGCCGATGTGAACGGTAACTCCGATGTGAACAGTACTCCGAAATGAACAGTGTTTTCCGAcggcaaccaggttcatttcaactggagttggtacctccggtttccatatcttcccatatctattctttgttcatacacttgtagttacattttgctgactttacacctttgaataatttattagttcatacgcgttttcgtggctttggatagtgatgatagactagggtcatgttctcgctcagggACGGAGatggggacgagggtaaggaggggtaagtgggttaaaggagcttctagactgagaataggttcttggaacattgggacgttaacggaaaaattcatagagctagttaagattctaaagaagaggaaaattaatatagcttgtgtccaagagaccaaatgggtaggttctaaagctaaggagatagacgggtataagctttggttctctggtagatcgaagtataggaatggggtaggcattttagtagacagtgatttaagggatcatgtgatggaggttaggagagtcactgataggatgatgtcgattaaggtggtcgttgaagggatcacgttgaacattattagtgtttatgcgccacaagcggacttaggcgaggaggataagaggcgtttttgggaggatttggacgagttagtgggaggcataccgcctactgagaagcttttcgtgagAAGgaatttcaatgggcacatcgggtatGATGAtttgcatggaggctttggcttccgggacagaaatggaggaggagtttcacttttggatttcgcaagagcttttggttggtgatagccaattcgagttttccaaagaaggaggaccacttggtaaccttccgtagtttagtggctaagactcagatagattttctactccttaggaaggatgataaaggtctgtgcaaagactgtaagttCATTctgatcgacaaccttacaacccgacataagctcttggtgatggatttagggatcaagatgacgaagAAGAAGTgggtcggggatgaccgacctaggatcagatgagggagtttgaccacggctagtgccctggagatgggagagaaattgaagaataTGGGAGCCTGAGATAGTAGTAGGGATGCGAACAGTacgtgggataggacggctagttgtattagggttgtagcaagggaagtgttgggagtcttgACAGATaatcgtagtcggcatcgaggggactggtggtggaatggagaagtgcaagggaaggtggaagcaaagaagatggtgTATGCCAAGTTGATAGAAAAAAGGATAAGATGGAGAactggacgaatagggaactttataagatagcgaggaaggaggcgaagtcggcggttttgacaaaaaaaatgaCAACTTTTGAActcctttatgctgaactagaagagaaagacggggatagaaaattgttcaggctagccagggcgagGGAGAGAAGGGAAcgtgatgtggatcaagtgaagtgcattaaggaagagcatggaaaagtattggtagaggagaccct
The genomic region above belongs to Solanum dulcamara chromosome 5, daSolDulc1.2, whole genome shotgun sequence and contains:
- the LOC129889073 gene encoding pentatricopeptide repeat-containing protein At3g53170 isoform X3 → MELQFACPAKLCCSSTFVSSYLMKEDVKPRALIIRSSTSTSQGLQKCSKKNLSRILRTEAAIRDIERKANSEKYTNLWPKAVLEALDDAIRDNRWDSALKIFDLLRKQHWYEPRCHTYAKLLVMLGKCKQPNQANLLFEIMLADGLQPTVDVYTALVSAYGLSGLLDEALRTIDDMKSVSNCKPDVYTYSILIKCCTKVRRFDMIEYILAEMVYLGIECSSVTYNTIINGYGKAKMFELMESSLTDMIESETAFPDVFTLNSVIGSYGSCLKLEKMEKWFEEFQVMGIKPDVMTFNILIKSYGGAGMYQKMESVLDFMRNRFYSPTVVTYNIIIETLGKAGLIKNMEQFFLQMKHEGVKPTSFTYCSLVSAYSRAGLLDNVDSIMRQVENSDVVLDTPFFNCIISAYGQAGDIERMVALFLEMKARKCKPDYITFSTMIQVYNSQGMIEDANDLKTKIITSCEG
- the LOC129889073 gene encoding pentatricopeptide repeat-containing protein At3g53170 isoform X2; amino-acid sequence: MELQFACPAKLCCSSTFVSSYLMKEDVKPRALIIRSSTSTSQGLQKCSKKNLSRILRTEAAIRDIERKANSEKYTNLWPKAVLEALDDAIRDNRWDSALKIFDLLRKQHWYEPRCHTYAKLLVMLGKCKQPNQANLLFEIMLADGLQPTVDVYTALVSAYGLSGLLDEALRTIDDMKSVSNCKPDVYTYSILIKCCTKVRRFDMIEYILAEMVYLGIECSSVTYNTIINGYGKAKMFELMESSLTDMIESETAFPDVFTLNSVIGSYGSCLKLEKMEKWFEEFQVMGIKPDVMTFNILIKSYGGAGMYQKMESVLDFMRNRFYSPTVVTYNIIIETLGKAGLIKNMEQFFLQMKHEGVKPTSFTYCSLVSAYSRAGLLDNVDSIMRQVENSDVVLDTPFFNCIISAYGQAGDIERMVALFLEMKARKCKPDYITFSTMIQVYNSQGMIEDANDLKTKIITSCGKRGSS
- the LOC129889073 gene encoding pentatricopeptide repeat-containing protein At3g53170 isoform X1 yields the protein MELQFACPAKLCCSSTFVSSYLMKEDVKPRALIIRSSTSTSQGLQKCSKKNLSRILRTEAAIRDIERKANSEKYTNLWPKAVLEALDDAIRDNRWDSALKIFDLLRKQHWYEPRCHTYAKLLVMLGKCKQPNQANLLFEIMLADGLQPTVDVYTALVSAYGLSGLLDEALRTIDDMKSVSNCKPDVYTYSILIKCCTKVRRFDMIEYILAEMVYLGIECSSVTYNTIINGYGKAKMFELMESSLTDMIESETAFPDVFTLNSVIGSYGSCLKLEKMEKWFEEFQVMGIKPDVMTFNILIKSYGGAGMYQKMESVLDFMRNRFYSPTVVTYNIIIETLGKAGLIKNMEQFFLQMKHEGVKPTSFTYCSLVSAYSRAGLLDNVDSIMRQVENSDVVLDTPFFNCIISAYGQAGDIERMVALFLEMKARKCKPDYITFSTMIQVYNSQGMIEDANDLKTKIITSCGNCTILPLFLLVHIIFSS